GAAGATGTGGATGATAACGTGATCCGTGAGGGAATTGAATTCTTCCTCTCGGAAGTGGTCCCAGACAAGGATCGTCTTAGAACAAGGAGATTAGCTCTTGGTATTCTTGTACTTAGTAAATATGACTATTTCCGATACTCGGATGAAATAAATAAGTTATCTGAGGAACTATATGAGAGAGCCAAACAAGAGCTGGGTGAACCAGGGGAAGGACCCATATGGAGGTTCAGGGGAACCAAGCCATGGTTAATTCTATTAGCATTGAATCGTTCTGAGGTTTCGTACGAGGATTTCATGCAGGACTTGGTAGACGATATTATCCAGGGCCAGAATGAAGATGGCTCCTTCTTTGACCAGGATAGTCTGATGTTCAATGCTACGGTAGGACTCACTCTTATCGCAGCTGGCCAGGGTCCTAAAATCCCAAAACAGGATCTCGCATGGGAACGAGATCTACATCGGCAAGAAATTGAGGCCAAACGACCCGATTTCGTACGGACAGTTCCAATTGATCCTTCTGCATCTTATGCTGCAGAGATTCAGGATAGTGCAGAAGGTATAATCAGTGAAGTGAGCGACATTCTGAGGGTGAATTCATTATATATTGATATGCTCTTTGACGACATTATTGATCAAATTAAGACTACTCCTGAGTTAGAGGTACGTGTTCTAACCCGTGGTCGGAATGTCAAAGGAAATAGAAAGAGGATAAAGAAGGACGTTCTCAATGATCTCATTGAAGCCACTGAGGGTGGTGTAAGAGAACATCACCGCGTACATTCAAGATTAGTAATCGGTGACCAGGATGAAGTAGTAGTTTCATCGGCTGACTTAACAAGAGATCAACTCCGTGATCAGTTTAATGCAGGATTCTATACACGAGATCCAGACTCAGTTCAGGAGGCAATAGATTATTTTGACCAGGTCTGGGAAGAGGCTGAAAACGTACAAATCGGCTGATTCTATTACCTGTTCTGCAATGGTTGAATCGACTTTTGTATATTATCTATTTCAGACCCACTACTATAGGGTAGTAAAAATAATTGACAGCCATGATCACAGTTAGATATCAAATACCTGCAGCTTCTGATAGCTTTTCAAGCTCCTGATTGAGATCTGAAAAGTACTGACGGAAGGTACTTTCTGTGTCTCTATTAAAGTCCTCTACGCTATCACGGTATGGGTCA
This is a stretch of genomic DNA from Natronoarchaeum mannanilyticum. It encodes these proteins:
- a CDS encoding phospholipase D-like domain-containing protein, with translation MDQRAIDSSSEPLQKLVNYISEHYSSDVYSGFNTPPVAYFLDKFGSEKAIEFLSNWPSDDVHRGPIVFEGAPQATLYAKLVAKHRDLQADSTFVDLKSRIESAQTKHGGLTIADTDIGPLWILVQQEDVDDNVIREGIEFFLSEVVPDKDRLRTRRLALGILVLSKYDYFRYSDEINKLSEELYERAKQELGEPGEGPIWRFRGTKPWLILLALNRSEVSYEDFMQDLVDDIIQGQNEDGSFFDQDSLMFNATVGLTLIAAGQGPKIPKQDLAWERDLHRQEIEAKRPDFVRTVPIDPSASYAAEIQDSAEGIISEVSDILRVNSLYIDMLFDDIIDQIKTTPELEVRVLTRGRNVKGNRKRIKKDVLNDLIEATEGGVREHHRVHSRLVIGDQDEVVVSSADLTRDQLRDQFNAGFYTRDPDSVQEAIDYFDQVWEEAENVQIG